The window GAAAAGGTAGCGTTCTGTCTCTTCTCCGCAACCTTCAGTTTCAGAGAAGCAAAAATTGATTGGAAAACTCAGTACTacggtggaggaagaagaagaaacaatggcGATTTCAAGGATTAAACCAACCAAATTACCTTGCGATTCTTCATGTCAGGATCCTTGACTCTCTTAGCTCCGAGATCGGATGAGCGCGCGAAGTTTTTCCTGGGGATTTGAATatccttcatctctctctccaatgttttcaaatttggaGCTCGTCAATGTTTTCGTAAATGTGAAATAGTGAActagaaaatatcaaacaagAAGATATTTTTGTAGTATGCTTCTCTTCCATGGGCTTATACGGGCCGATAACAATTTGATGCAAAGCCCAATATAGATAGTTCTCAACCAACTAAACCGTCCGATTTTTGGTTCAATTGAGGTTTAATGGCATTATTTACCGAATCAGagttgtttcagtttgttttgggttcgGTTTAGGACAgttaactaaattaaaattgaaataaaacgGTTTGAAACTTGAATTTGGCTCGGTTTGGTATTTTCACCGAATAGCTTTAAGCTGCCTTTATTAGGGTTTCTAACGTTGAAGATTGAACACTTTTCGAACCTCAAAATCTCTCTGTTGCCGGAGATATCAATTCACCGAAActcaaaagaggaagaaagagagagaagagttagaAGCAATGGAGGGAACAGATGAAGCTGGGGCGGAGATAGCGATTGATTCAAAGGACTTGCAGCAACAAAGCAAAGCTTTCGACAAGCTTACCGATCGTGTCGAGGATCGCCAGCTCGATTCATCTCGTGTTCAATcggtttgtttctcttttctctttcgcAGATTAGTAGTTTTGATTTGGGataaaatctgaaaaatattTGAGCTCAGTTAGTAAATTGAAAGGTCGGTGTTGTGTTTCAGGCTATGGCTTCGATTGCTGCTTCTAGGGAGGCTGATCTGAATGCTAAGAGAttgaggtaaaaaaaataacctTAGCTTTCTTGTGTTCTAAATTC is drawn from Camelina sativa cultivar DH55 chromosome 1, Cs, whole genome shotgun sequence and contains these coding sequences:
- the LOC104725359 gene encoding huntingtin-interacting protein K — its product is MEGTDEAGAEIAIDSKDLQQQSKAFDKLTDRVEDRQLDSSRVQSAMASIAASREADLNAKRLREKELASVKINPEDVEIIMNELELEKNVVERTLREHKGDAVAATRELLSRYPL